The nucleotide sequence CTGGATCATCTATGGTAATAGCTGCTCTCTTGTGAAACTTAGGATCAAAGTCCACGCCTTGAACCTGACGCATATAGGTATACTGTTTGAAGTATATCTGGAAGCCATAAGCTTCAAAAAAATCCCGATAATAAGCAAAATTCCATGGCATATTATAATTGGCTGGACTAAAGCCATCCACCAATAATCCCCACCACTTATCTCTCTCTCCAAAATTGACCGGACCATCCATGGCTTCCATGCCCTGTTCTTCCAACCAAGCCTTGGCCGTATCAAACAATAGGAAAGCTGCTTTTTGATCATTCACACACTCAAAAAAACCCGCTCCACCAGTAGGTTGCTTGTCCTTCCACTTGGGATTGGTAAAGGCCGCAATACGTCCGATTGTCTCTCCTTGGTCGTTTTTCAGCAACCACCTTTTGGCTTTCGCCCCCTTCCTGAACAGCTTATTGGTCTCCGGATGAAACAAACCTTCAATATCATCATCCAATGGACGAATCCAATTTTCTTCGTTTTTATATAGGCGCACGGCCATGTCCAGAAATTCTCTTGCATCTTTGGCACTGGTGACCTCCAGTATGTTCATCTTTCTCCCTGTTTTTTGAAAGGCTAAAAATAGGGAGTTTGAAGGGAAAGAAAAAGAAGCTCTTTGACAAGCTTCCGCTGAAAGCAATTATTTCTTAAACATCAATTCCTGATAATACTTCAATCTAACAAACCCCCAACTTTTCAAAAACTCTTTTCTATCTACCAGCCCTTTGGACTTTAACCTTCTATAATCAATGATTGGGCGATAAACCACAAAATAGATAACAAAGCATTCCAAAAAATTCACAAAACTGATATACCCAAATACATATAGCTGCATCACTAACATCATGGGCAAAAGTGTCACAATATGATAGGTTATTAGCTTCTTCATTGCTTTGGGCTTTACTATTTCCCAGGTAATTGAGAAAACTATTTTGGGTTCAAAAAGGCCTCTTTTCCAACCAATCCAATGTATTTCACATCGCTAGAAGCACTATTCTCATATAATATAGGCAAAAAGATGCTTAAACCCGAAATATGCATTAGCTTATCTATTACGGACTGAAAATACTTTAAAATCAGTCGCTTTGCTGCTGTTTTCGACTTCACCATAGCGGTGCTATGCCTCAGTCTCCAAACAGTCTGATTTTCTTGCATTTTCAGCCCTCACTACGATTGCTAATGCATAATCCGGGTTAAAAGTGGGCTTTAGCTTAAAAAACTAAAGGGCTGCCCAATGGACAGCCCTTTATAAATTTCTATATACTTTGGATTCAGATCAGGAAACTACATCTCCATAAAGATCAAATTCAGCAGCATCATTGACCTTAACATCTACAAAGTCCCCAATTCTACAATAATGCTTCGAAGCGTCTATAAGCACCTCATTGTCTACCTCCACAGAGTCAAATTCCGTTCTTCCTACAAAATACCCATTTTCCTTTTTGTCCACTAATACCTTAAAGGTCTTTCCTACTTTTTCTTGATTAAGATCAAAGGAAATCTGCTCCTGAACCTCCATCAAATTGTTGGCCCTGGCCTGCTTTTCTTCTTGTGGAATATTATCCTCCATGGAAAAAGCATGGGTATCTTCTTCATGGGAATAAGTAAACACGCCCAATCTTTCAAATTTCATTCTTTGCACAAAGTCCACCATCTCCTGGTATTCCTTTTCTCCTTCACCTGGATGCCCAGCAATCAATGTAGTCCTGATCGCTATTCCAGGAATCTTCTCCCTGATGGCATGTATCAAATCTTCCTGCTTCTCGCGACTGGTACCTCTCCTCATCACCTTTAACACATCGCTTGAACCATGTTGAAGTGGGATATCCAAGTAATTACAAATATTGGGATGCTCAGCCATTACATCTATGACATCCATAGGAAAGCCCGTAGGATAAGCATAATGTAACCTTACCCAATCAATTCCATTGACATCAGCTAAGGACGTCATCAGATCAGCTAATCGTCGTTTTTTATAAAGATCAAGACCATAATAAGTGGAGTCTTGTGCAATCAACAGTAATTCCCTGGTACCATTTGCCGCCTTATGCTCCGCTTCTTTGACCAACTCCTCAATTGGTTTGGAAACATGTCCTCCACGCATCAGAGGAATGGCACAGAATGAACATGGCCTGTCACAGCCCTCAGAGATTTTCATATAGGCATAATGCGAAGGATGCGTCAACAACCGCTCTCCGACTAACTCATGTTTATAATCTGCCTTAAACTTCTTCAATAGTGCAGGAAGATCTCTGGTACCAAAGAAAGCATCTACCTGAGGAATTTCCTTCTCCAGATCATCCTTATATCTTTGGGAAAGACAGCCCGTAACATAAACCTTTTCAACCAAGCCTTTTTCCTTGGCATCCACATATTGCAATATGGTGTCTACAGATTCCTGCTTGGCATTATCTATAAAGCCGCAGGTATTGATGATAACAATATTATTATCTTCTTGCTGAGACTCATGAGATACCTCTATCCCATTCCCCTTCAACTGTGTAAGCATCACTTCTGAATCCACCAAGTTTTTGGAGCATCCCATGGTGATGATATTCACCTTATCTTTTTTTAATGTTCTCGCCTTCAAATCTTTTCTGCTTTGCTGCAAAAGTACAAAAACTTAAACAATAGACATGATGTCTGACCATTTAAGTAATGCGAAGCCGCTATTTCAAAAATGCTTATCCCATAAAGTACTTAAAAAAAATTAGGTCATGACTAATAAGCCATGACCTAAATATGTATAGTTTTTGTACTAGGGTTAATTAAACCTCCCAGCCTTGACGATATTCCCTACCTACAAACTGGTTGGCTTCTTCGAGATTGGTGATTCTCATTTTTTCACCATCCCAAAGCAACTTCTTCCTTCCATAATATTCCGTTCTGCCTTTAGCATTTTCTTTTCTCAGCATATAGCTACGGATAGCCAAGTTACCCATCAATACCGTCTCCGTCATTGGGCCGGCATAATCAAATGATGAGGTAAGTTCTCTGTGCTCCTTACTTCCAAAACCTGCTTTACAGGCATCCACCCACTTGCGCTGATGACCATATTCCGGTTCTGGGAAGTCCTCAGTCTGTGGACCAAACTCTGTAGTACCATCGTTATAATACAGCTTCGGCATTAATGGAGAGCTGTCATTGATATTCGTAGAAATAATTCCTTTGTCTCCTATGATCAGAACGCCGTTTGCACTTTCAGCCCCTCCGATATCATGATCAGCCGGGATAATATCAGGGTGAGCTGGACGGATACCGCCATCACTCCAAGTCATCTCTATTGGCGACTTACTCTTTTCTGTAGCATCAAAGTGAAGAGTAATGAAAGACGAAGCAGGACAACCTTCAGGATGATAATCCGGCGTCCACATTTGGCTGTAAACCGCCCCCACACTACACTCAGCGTCTTTTGGATAATGTAATCCCAAGGTACGGAAAGGAATATCCACCAAGTGACATCCTACATCCCCAAGGGCACCTGTTCCGTATTCCCACCAACCTCTCCAGTTGAACGGATGGATATTAGGTGTATAAGGTATCTTCTTAGAGGGGCCTAACCAAAGATCCCAAGATAAGTCATCTGGTTTTTTACTAGGTGCAGGTTCAGGAAAAGCATTACCTTGTGGCCATACTGGACGGTTAGTCCATATTTGCACCTTGGATACTGAACCTATCTTTCCTGAATCTATCCAATCTTGTACGATCTGTAAATAAGGATTAGAACCACCTTGGTTCCCCATTTGGGTAACGATTTTTTCATCCCTGGCCATTTGGGTAAGCATCCTGGCCTCGCGGATATTATGGGTCATGGGCTTTTGTACATAACAATGTACACCTCTCTCCATAGCATACTTGGCCGCTGGACCATGCACATGATCAGGAGTAGAAATGGTCACCGCATCAATATCCTTTTCATTATCCAGCATTTCCCTGTAATCCGCATATAATTTGGCATTAGGGAAATTCTTGACCGATTGTGAAGCTGATCCTGAAAAATCCACATCACAAAGTGCCACTACGCGCTCACGGCCATTAACAGAAGCGTTTTTGATATCACTGATACCCTTACCTCCAGCGCCTATCGCTGCTATGTTCAGCTGATCACTTGGTGCAGTATAGCCTACTCCGCCCAATACATGTCTAGGAACAATAAGCACAGAAGAGGCCAAAGCCGCATTCTTGATAAAGTCTCTGCGTGAGTTACTGGTTGTTGTTTTTTTTGATTCTTCCATTGGTTATAAAACTGTTGGGTTAGTTGCTTAATCGAATTACCAGCCTAAAATAAAGCATTTTTATTTCCCAAGCACTATAAATCCATTAGATTATCTCCCTTTTCTTTAGATAATTCACCACCCTTTACTTAAGATAAAAAATCATCGCTGGACAAATACTTTAATAAGAAATTTTACTTTATGAATAATATTATATATTTTACCAAAACTTGATACGATTTTAACCTAAAATTAAACCAATGCAACCGCTAAATAACCGAAAAAAATTACCGCAACTTTTACTCTACCATTTGCTGAGCTTTCTCAGTTGTCACTTTTATTTGGAAAAACGTCATTCTTTGAGCCATTGATTTATGGCCTAATTCTAAAAACAAACCTCACTTAAGTTGACATTGAAGCTACCTGCTTGGACAGGTTGGTAACGTATGCATAAAAATGCAAACGTTCTCATTTTGCTTGTTTTTAAAATAAACCTAAAAATCCTATGCAAAACTTAATTTTATGTACAGCTGTATCGATTCAAGCTAACTGACTTTTTCTTTTACA is from Echinicola marina and encodes:
- the rimO gene encoding 30S ribosomal protein S12 methylthiotransferase RimO, which encodes MKARTLKKDKVNIITMGCSKNLVDSEVMLTQLKGNGIEVSHESQQEDNNIVIINTCGFIDNAKQESVDTILQYVDAKEKGLVEKVYVTGCLSQRYKDDLEKEIPQVDAFFGTRDLPALLKKFKADYKHELVGERLLTHPSHYAYMKISEGCDRPCSFCAIPLMRGGHVSKPIEELVKEAEHKAANGTRELLLIAQDSTYYGLDLYKKRRLADLMTSLADVNGIDWVRLHYAYPTGFPMDVIDVMAEHPNICNYLDIPLQHGSSDVLKVMRRGTSREKQEDLIHAIREKIPGIAIRTTLIAGHPGEGEKEYQEMVDFVQRMKFERLGVFTYSHEEDTHAFSMEDNIPQEEKQARANNLMEVQEQISFDLNQEKVGKTFKVLVDKKENGYFVGRTEFDSVEVDNEVLIDASKHYCRIGDFVDVKVNDAAEFDLYGDVVS
- a CDS encoding Gfo/Idh/MocA family protein, which encodes MEESKKTTTSNSRRDFIKNAALASSVLIVPRHVLGGVGYTAPSDQLNIAAIGAGGKGISDIKNASVNGRERVVALCDVDFSGSASQSVKNFPNAKLYADYREMLDNEKDIDAVTISTPDHVHGPAAKYAMERGVHCYVQKPMTHNIREARMLTQMARDEKIVTQMGNQGGSNPYLQIVQDWIDSGKIGSVSKVQIWTNRPVWPQGNAFPEPAPSKKPDDLSWDLWLGPSKKIPYTPNIHPFNWRGWWEYGTGALGDVGCHLVDIPFRTLGLHYPKDAECSVGAVYSQMWTPDYHPEGCPASSFITLHFDATEKSKSPIEMTWSDGGIRPAHPDIIPADHDIGGAESANGVLIIGDKGIISTNINDSSPLMPKLYYNDGTTEFGPQTEDFPEPEYGHQRKWVDACKAGFGSKEHRELTSSFDYAGPMTETVLMGNLAIRSYMLRKENAKGRTEYYGRKKLLWDGEKMRITNLEEANQFVGREYRQGWEV